A genomic stretch from Sinorhizobium terangae includes:
- the arsK gene encoding arsenite efflux MFS transporter ArsK: protein MKPGIPAAIVAALGLTQIIGYGTLYYSFSILAPGMARDLGLSVEQVFGIFSASLFAGGLSAPFVGGLMDRLGAAMIMTIGSAVSALALLLCAWSPSIAVFALSIVLLEVASGMVQYQAAFAALVESRPMAASRSITYLTLIGGFASTIFWPISASLHEHFSWREIYIAYAVLNLIVCLPLHHWIMRSRRSEAAKFTGKDGHAVVGALPVEVRRRGMLLVSLAFALQGFTLSAMLTHMVPMLGAIGFGTAAVVIGSLFGPSQVLSRLINMAFGKNLAPPVLATLSAALIVAGVLILGLSGTWLPGAVAFAIFLGLGSGINSVAQGSLPLWMFGSAGYGAITGRMAAARLAAGAMAPFVFSVLMERFGSDVALMANACLGAVGMAAFVAVASSAKRTATATS from the coding sequence ATGAAGCCCGGCATCCCCGCGGCCATCGTCGCCGCGCTCGGCCTCACGCAGATCATCGGCTACGGCACGCTCTATTACAGCTTCAGCATCCTGGCGCCGGGGATGGCACGCGACCTCGGCCTGAGCGTCGAGCAGGTGTTCGGCATCTTTTCCGCCTCGCTGTTTGCGGGCGGGCTTTCGGCTCCATTCGTCGGGGGATTGATGGATCGGTTGGGCGCGGCGATGATCATGACCATTGGCTCGGCCGTCTCGGCGCTCGCCCTCCTGCTGTGCGCCTGGTCCCCCTCGATAGCGGTGTTTGCACTCTCCATCGTCCTCCTGGAAGTTGCATCCGGCATGGTGCAATACCAGGCGGCTTTCGCCGCGCTCGTCGAAAGCCGCCCAATGGCGGCGTCACGCAGTATCACCTATCTCACATTGATCGGGGGCTTCGCCTCGACAATCTTCTGGCCGATCTCCGCGAGCCTTCACGAGCATTTCTCCTGGCGGGAAATCTACATCGCCTACGCGGTGTTGAATCTGATCGTCTGCCTTCCGCTTCATCATTGGATCATGCGGAGCAGGAGGTCCGAAGCGGCCAAATTCACCGGCAAGGACGGCCACGCGGTTGTCGGTGCGCTTCCGGTCGAGGTCAGGCGGCGCGGCATGCTCCTTGTGTCACTGGCTTTTGCCCTGCAGGGGTTCACGCTTTCGGCGATGCTGACCCACATGGTTCCGATGCTGGGAGCGATCGGTTTCGGGACGGCAGCGGTCGTGATCGGCTCGCTGTTCGGGCCCTCGCAGGTCCTGAGCAGGCTGATCAACATGGCATTCGGCAAAAACCTGGCGCCGCCTGTACTCGCGACGCTGTCCGCCGCGCTCATCGTTGCCGGCGTTCTTATCCTCGGCCTGTCCGGAACCTGGCTGCCCGGGGCGGTGGCTTTCGCGATCTTCCTTGGCCTTGGGTCCGGTATCAACAGCGTAGCGCAGGGCTCCCTGCCACTCTGGATGTTCGGGTCAGCGGGCTACGGAGCGATAACGGGCCGCATGGCCGCCGCACGGCTGGCTGCGGGCGCAATGGCACCGTTCGTTTTCTCCGTGTTGATGGAGCGTTTCGGAAGCGACGTCGCCTTGATGGCCAACGCCTGCCTTGGTGCAGTCGGCATGGCCGCCTTCGTCGCGGTGGCGTCGTCCGCCAAGCGCACGGCCACCGCAACGTCGTGA
- a CDS encoding ArsR/SmtB family transcription factor: MEERQALMSFAALSQETRLGIVRTLVVAGPGGMAAGAIAETMGVSPSNVSFHLKELERAGLIAQRRESRSIVYSASYDALAELLKFLMEDCCVGHPSVRAPLTGADDGCCAVSSASAEGENV, translated from the coding sequence ATGGAAGAACGTCAAGCCCTGATGTCATTCGCGGCACTGTCTCAGGAGACCCGGTTGGGGATCGTCAGGACACTCGTGGTGGCGGGTCCAGGCGGCATGGCCGCCGGCGCGATCGCGGAGACGATGGGCGTCTCGCCGTCGAACGTCTCCTTCCACCTGAAGGAGCTGGAGCGGGCCGGACTGATTGCCCAGAGGCGCGAATCCCGCTCGATCGTCTACAGCGCCAGCTACGACGCGCTTGCCGAACTGCTGAAGTTCCTGATGGAGGATTGCTGCGTCGGGCACCCCAGCGTGCGTGCGCCATTGACCGGCGCCGACGATGGTTGCTGCGCGGTGTCTTCCGCGTCGGCCGAAGGCGAGAATGTCTGA
- a CDS encoding DUF6428 family protein: MTLIDNSQHAQSDITLGSLLERLKETAAKPLVFEYDGKIVRPGYHVTEVKAGQFSALDCGANPEAWTEIFVQLWDVDGGERTHMPAGKFSAIIRKVSEHVALDGSAKLTFEVSDGVRPMQLYCADEPVERDEALLVRLSPRPASCKPRDRWLAEQATASQSSCCGPSNTSRCCA; this comes from the coding sequence ATGACACTGATCGACAATAGCCAGCATGCGCAAAGCGACATCACACTCGGATCGCTGCTCGAGCGGCTGAAGGAAACTGCGGCCAAGCCGCTCGTCTTCGAATATGACGGAAAGATCGTCCGCCCCGGATACCACGTCACGGAAGTGAAGGCTGGCCAGTTCTCCGCCCTCGATTGCGGCGCGAACCCCGAGGCATGGACGGAAATCTTCGTCCAGTTATGGGACGTCGACGGCGGCGAACGCACGCACATGCCAGCCGGGAAGTTCTCGGCCATCATCAGGAAAGTCTCCGAACACGTCGCCCTCGACGGATCGGCCAAATTGACGTTCGAGGTCAGTGATGGCGTGAGGCCGATGCAGCTTTACTGCGCCGACGAGCCCGTCGAGCGGGACGAAGCCCTTTTGGTTCGCCTTTCGCCCCGACCCGCGAGCTGCAAACCTCGCGACCGATGGCTCGCCGAGCAGGCCACAGCCTCACAATCGAGCTGCTGCGGCCCCTCGAACACGTCGAGGTGTTGCGCATAG
- a CDS encoding C45 family autoproteolytic acyltransferase/hydolase, with amino-acid sequence MEKTFVSAREDRPGKDWLSRFTAGRAGVESWYFGRAVTSRPAAPTVSECRAALAQHMPELLPHYEHVCALVGDDELAHRMLSHYRPAPEGYGCSQAVWLGKEGPALIRNFDYPPDIVSDRFELTAWSGLKVIAKAQRPWGGCVDGMNEEGLVASVTLGGGRLQGRGFSIILMVRYVLETCRRVSEAVETLCRIPVALAQNVTLLDRSGTYATLFLGPGQRPVITRLKACANHQRSERAPPNSLARQRALLQALDEPSMSLEGLTDRFLQPPVHARNPRFPTLYTAVYRPEDGRVDYVWPGKRWPLRFADFEAGEYTHHYGD; translated from the coding sequence ATGGAGAAGACCTTCGTATCAGCGCGGGAGGATCGGCCCGGGAAAGACTGGCTTTCCCGCTTCACAGCCGGTCGGGCCGGTGTGGAGAGCTGGTATTTCGGCCGGGCCGTCACGTCACGCCCCGCCGCGCCTACTGTCAGCGAATGTCGCGCAGCGCTTGCGCAGCACATGCCCGAGCTCCTCCCGCACTACGAGCATGTCTGCGCTCTCGTTGGCGACGACGAGCTCGCGCACCGGATGCTCAGCCACTATCGCCCCGCGCCGGAAGGCTACGGCTGCAGCCAGGCGGTCTGGCTCGGAAAAGAAGGCCCGGCGCTCATCCGCAACTTCGACTATCCGCCCGATATCGTTTCGGATCGCTTCGAGCTCACCGCGTGGTCGGGTCTCAAGGTGATCGCGAAGGCGCAGCGCCCCTGGGGAGGCTGCGTCGACGGAATGAACGAGGAAGGGCTGGTCGCGAGCGTAACGCTTGGTGGCGGCCGCCTCCAGGGCCGCGGCTTTTCGATCATTCTCATGGTCCGCTACGTGCTCGAAACCTGCCGTCGCGTCAGTGAGGCCGTAGAGACTCTTTGCCGTATCCCGGTGGCGCTTGCGCAGAACGTGACACTGCTCGATCGATCGGGCACATACGCGACCCTCTTCCTCGGCCCCGGCCAGCGGCCGGTCATCACCCGCCTCAAGGCATGCGCCAACCATCAGCGCTCCGAACGGGCCCCGCCAAATTCGCTGGCGCGGCAGCGCGCGCTCCTGCAGGCGCTGGACGAACCTTCGATGTCGCTCGAAGGCCTGACCGACCGCTTCCTACAGCCGCCGGTCCATGCGCGAAACCCGCGCTTCCCGACCCTCTACACCGCCGTCTACCGGCCCGAGGACGGCCGGGTGGATTATGTCTGGCCCGGAAAGCGCTGGCCCCTGCGGTTCGCGGATTTTGAAGCAGGCGAGTACACCCATCACTATGGAGACTGA
- a CDS encoding flavodoxin family protein, producing the protein MSKNPTKPSPAAIEPRKGTPSPRLAETEFRRRFLSRFQDPAFDSLRSELDKIASAAWDAYEHQRKSPRTRKAGAAFSDAEYELSVDWLAARDAVHAAQERYMDADGPARILLISGSSRSEHTCPGEMSKSYRLMKIAQETMDQAAGVKTTVLELHRLASEYGRTIHPCKACFSTSPALCHWPCSCYPNYSLGQVDDWMNEIYPMWVEAHGILIVTPVNWYHVSSPVKLMMDRLVCADGGNPDPTLTKGKDAKLAKAIELEGWNYPRHLAGRLFSVIVHGDVEGVENVRRSLSDWLCYMHLEPAGPLAELDRYIGYWKPYASSHEELDADEAVQEEVRNAARTLVEAVAAKRSGKLASAGGELSQPRQK; encoded by the coding sequence ATGTCCAAAAACCCCACAAAGCCGTCGCCGGCAGCCATCGAGCCGCGCAAGGGAACTCCAAGTCCGAGACTCGCGGAGACCGAATTTCGCCGCCGCTTCCTCAGCCGGTTTCAGGATCCGGCATTCGATAGCCTTCGATCCGAACTGGACAAGATCGCTTCGGCGGCATGGGACGCCTATGAGCATCAGCGAAAATCGCCGCGCACCCGCAAGGCTGGTGCTGCGTTCAGCGATGCGGAATACGAGCTGTCCGTGGATTGGCTTGCGGCGCGCGATGCGGTTCATGCCGCGCAAGAGCGTTATATGGACGCCGATGGTCCGGCGCGCATCCTGTTGATTTCCGGGTCGTCCCGTAGCGAACACACCTGTCCCGGCGAAATGTCGAAATCCTACCGACTGATGAAGATCGCGCAGGAGACGATGGACCAGGCGGCTGGGGTGAAGACGACCGTGCTGGAGTTGCATCGTCTCGCTTCGGAATACGGACGAACGATCCACCCCTGCAAGGCATGCTTCTCCACTTCTCCCGCGCTCTGTCACTGGCCGTGCTCCTGCTATCCGAACTATTCGCTCGGGCAGGTCGACGACTGGATGAACGAGATCTATCCGATGTGGGTCGAGGCACACGGCATCCTGATCGTGACGCCGGTGAACTGGTATCACGTCTCCTCGCCGGTAAAACTGATGATGGACCGGTTGGTTTGCGCCGACGGCGGCAACCCCGATCCGACCCTGACGAAGGGCAAGGATGCGAAGCTCGCCAAGGCGATCGAGCTCGAAGGCTGGAACTATCCTCGACATCTGGCCGGGCGACTTTTTTCCGTAATCGTGCATGGCGACGTGGAGGGTGTCGAGAACGTTCGGCGCAGCCTGTCGGATTGGCTTTGCTACATGCACCTCGAACCGGCCGGCCCTTTGGCGGAACTGGATCGCTACATCGGCTACTGGAAACCCTACGCATCGAGCCACGAGGAGCTCGATGCCGACGAGGCTGTGCAGGAAGAGGTCCGCAACGCCGCCCGGACATTGGTCGAAGCGGTCGCGGCCAAGCGGTCGGGAAAGCTGGCTTCGGCCGGAGGAGAGCTTTCGCAACCTCGACAGAAATAA
- a CDS encoding L,D-transpeptidase family protein, giving the protein MKNIAFLAASLTLGLCGSVDAGELKPEAINKAALASIPPERPSKASPRPDPAIVHLQVLLDRAGSSPGVIDGYYGENVTKAIAGFEAMQRLPVDGKPDPEVIGRLPDEKPVIEPYVVTKEDAEELVERIPADYAKQAEMKHLGYTSVAERLSERFHMDIDLLKALNPGSAFAVGDRVSVAMPGASKSGKGKVKRIEARRRAGQVAAFADDGSLIAAYPATIGSEETPSPSGTHKVKGVARQPVYVYNPKINFKQGDNTKRLTLPGGPNGPVGSVWIDLTKPTYGIHGTPEPSLVDKVGSHGCVRLANWDAEELAGMVKPGVVVEFTD; this is encoded by the coding sequence ATGAAGAACATAGCTTTTCTAGCAGCATCGCTGACATTGGGCCTCTGCGGCTCCGTCGATGCCGGGGAGCTTAAGCCGGAAGCCATCAACAAGGCTGCGCTCGCCTCGATCCCGCCCGAACGACCGTCCAAGGCCTCGCCGCGACCGGATCCGGCCATCGTCCATCTCCAGGTTCTTTTGGACCGCGCGGGTTCGTCTCCCGGAGTGATCGACGGCTACTATGGCGAGAATGTCACTAAGGCGATCGCCGGGTTCGAAGCCATGCAACGCCTTCCCGTGGATGGAAAGCCGGACCCCGAAGTTATTGGCCGGCTTCCCGACGAAAAGCCGGTCATCGAGCCCTACGTCGTTACCAAGGAGGATGCCGAGGAACTCGTCGAGCGCATTCCCGCAGACTACGCCAAGCAGGCCGAGATGAAGCACCTCGGATATACGAGCGTGGCGGAGAGGCTGTCGGAGCGATTCCACATGGACATCGACCTCTTGAAGGCGCTCAATCCGGGCTCGGCGTTCGCCGTCGGGGACAGGGTGTCGGTTGCAATGCCCGGCGCCTCGAAGTCGGGCAAGGGCAAGGTCAAGCGGATCGAGGCGCGCAGGCGAGCGGGCCAGGTCGCGGCGTTCGCGGACGACGGCTCGCTGATTGCCGCCTATCCTGCCACGATCGGCAGCGAAGAGACACCTTCGCCTTCCGGAACGCACAAGGTGAAAGGGGTCGCTCGACAGCCCGTCTACGTCTACAACCCGAAAATCAACTTCAAGCAGGGCGATAACACCAAGCGCCTGACACTGCCCGGCGGTCCCAACGGCCCGGTGGGCAGCGTCTGGATCGATCTGACCAAGCCAACCTATGGGATTCACGGCACGCCGGAACCCTCGCTCGTCGACAAGGTGGGCTCACACGGATGCGTGCGGCTGGCAAACTGGGACGCCGAGGAACTGGCGGGGATGGTCAAGCCGGGGGTCGTCGTCGAGTTCACGGACTGA
- a CDS encoding adenylate/guanylate cyclase domain-containing protein: protein MSETRRKLTTIFSADVQDYSRLMGADEEGTLATLKRYRDAMARLIEVHGGRVVNTWGDGLIAEFPSVVEAVRAAVDVQNELAGLNADRPSETQMRFRIGINLGDVIAEGDDLYGDGVNIAARLQATASAGGIVISNTVYDQVRNKVAVSFDFLGQLEVKNIEGGVASYAVRIGNREDGGRDGQPTSDAARSRAPTGTSTASQGSGPAAPAGTWGRRSGAGAARPQAPSETSPAAPRARKFAVFAILAAAVVAINLLTWDGVLWAVWPLLGFAIVYALLWLRRRTDIDRVFGLLALAALIVIAVNLLTFDGTFWAVWPLLGLSIAAALRWVLRRG, encoded by the coding sequence ATGTCCGAAACCCGCCGCAAGCTGACGACGATCTTCTCGGCCGACGTCCAGGATTATTCGCGCCTGATGGGGGCGGACGAGGAAGGCACGCTCGCGACCCTGAAGCGCTACCGCGATGCCATGGCGCGGCTGATCGAGGTGCATGGCGGCCGGGTCGTCAACACCTGGGGCGACGGGCTAATCGCCGAATTCCCGAGCGTGGTCGAGGCGGTGCGCGCCGCGGTCGATGTGCAGAACGAGCTCGCCGGTCTTAACGCCGATCGGCCGAGCGAGACGCAGATGCGCTTTCGCATCGGCATCAATCTCGGCGACGTGATCGCCGAGGGCGACGACCTCTACGGCGACGGCGTCAATATCGCCGCCCGCCTGCAGGCCACGGCATCCGCCGGCGGCATCGTCATCTCCAACACCGTCTACGACCAGGTGCGCAACAAGGTCGCTGTCAGCTTCGACTTCCTCGGCCAGCTCGAGGTGAAGAACATCGAGGGCGGCGTCGCGAGCTACGCGGTCAGGATCGGCAACCGGGAGGATGGTGGACGGGACGGGCAACCCACTTCCGACGCAGCACGGTCACGGGCGCCCACCGGGACAAGCACAGCGTCTCAAGGCTCGGGACCAGCGGCACCCGCCGGCACCTGGGGCCGACGATCCGGTGCCGGAGCCGCCCGGCCGCAAGCGCCTTCCGAGACCTCTCCCGCAGCGCCCCGCGCCCGCAAGTTCGCGGTCTTCGCCATTCTCGCCGCCGCGGTCGTCGCGATAAACCTCCTCACCTGGGACGGCGTGCTCTGGGCCGTCTGGCCGTTGCTCGGCTTTGCGATCGTCTACGCCCTGCTCTGGCTGCGCCGGAGAACGGATATCGACCGCGTCTTCGGCCTGCTTGCTCTCGCCGCCCTCATCGTCATCGCCGTCAACCTCCTCACCTTCGACGGAACTTTCTGGGCCGTCTGGCCGCTCCTCGGCCTATCGATCGCCGCCGCGCTCCGCTGGGTCCTGCGCCGGGGCTGA
- a CDS encoding NmrA/HSCARG family protein, with the protein MTTKRNVLVTGATGQQGGAVAHALLTRGHRVKALTRKPDSDAARQLASAGADVVAGDLGDAASIQKAASHVDAMYLMGNSYEAGTEDETRQGIIAADAAKAAGVGHLIYSSVADADKKTGIPHFESKYLVEKHVAGLGIPYTISAPVAFMENIVAPWSIDALRQGTYAFAMPARRFLQLVALADIGAFVAALVERREHVFGTRFDVAGDELSGEEQAKILSQAIGRTINYQEIPIDVARQQNEDAARMFEWFDRVGYDADVAALRREFPEVHWHSFADWARAFDWSALERTSAAS; encoded by the coding sequence ATGACCACCAAGCGAAACGTTCTCGTCACCGGCGCCACCGGCCAGCAGGGAGGCGCCGTCGCGCATGCACTGCTCACCAGAGGACACCGCGTCAAGGCGTTGACCCGCAAGCCGGACAGCGATGCCGCGCGGCAACTGGCGTCGGCGGGTGCGGATGTCGTGGCCGGCGATCTCGGTGACGCGGCCTCCATTCAAAAGGCCGCAAGCCACGTCGACGCCATGTACCTGATGGGCAACAGCTATGAGGCGGGCACGGAGGACGAGACCCGCCAGGGGATCATTGCCGCCGATGCGGCGAAGGCCGCCGGCGTCGGGCACCTGATCTATTCTTCCGTGGCCGATGCCGACAAGAAGACGGGCATTCCCCACTTCGAAAGCAAGTATCTCGTCGAGAAGCATGTCGCCGGGCTCGGCATCCCTTACACGATCAGCGCGCCGGTCGCCTTCATGGAGAATATCGTCGCTCCGTGGTCGATCGATGCACTGCGCCAGGGCACCTACGCCTTCGCAATGCCCGCCCGTCGCTTCCTGCAGCTTGTGGCCCTTGCGGATATCGGCGCCTTCGTTGCCGCCCTTGTCGAGCGGCGCGAGCATGTGTTCGGCACGCGCTTTGATGTTGCCGGGGACGAACTGTCCGGCGAGGAACAGGCGAAAATCCTCTCGCAAGCGATTGGTCGCACCATCAACTACCAAGAAATCCCGATCGATGTGGCTCGCCAGCAAAACGAGGATGCGGCGCGTATGTTCGAATGGTTCGACCGCGTCGGCTACGACGCCGATGTCGCGGCATTGCGCCGGGAGTTTCCGGAGGTTCACTGGCACAGCTTTGCCGACTGGGCGCGCGCGTTCGATTGGAGCGCTCTTGAGCGGACCTCCGCTGCCAGCTGA
- a CDS encoding LysR family transcriptional regulator, whose product MLDLNDIVVFARVVEAGSFTAAARQLRMPKTTVSRRIAALEREVGVRLLQRTTRSLNMTDAGRLYYEQSSQALRTIEEANLRLAEARAEPSGTIRISAPVGFGGHFLTRAVVDFLAMYPKTKVELRLTDESLNLVENGIDLAFRTGILADSTLIARKLGSTHRLLCASPDYVAHSGVPDGPADLTRHECVIAGPSAASAHWMLDGPHGQEAVTVAGRFAANEMQAVVAAAIAGYGIAQVPQRMAEGLINDGRLRRVLHDYTTPAGGLYVLYPSSRHLSPLVKAFIELAAERWSAAGTGETDKGVAVLA is encoded by the coding sequence ATGCTCGATCTCAACGATATCGTGGTGTTCGCTCGCGTCGTCGAAGCCGGCAGTTTTACCGCTGCGGCACGCCAGCTCCGCATGCCCAAGACGACCGTCAGCCGCCGCATTGCCGCGCTCGAGCGTGAGGTCGGTGTCCGCTTGCTCCAGCGTACGACGCGCAGCCTCAACATGACCGACGCCGGGCGTCTCTATTATGAGCAGAGCAGCCAGGCGCTCAGGACGATCGAGGAAGCGAATCTACGCCTCGCGGAAGCGAGGGCGGAGCCGTCAGGCACAATTCGCATTTCCGCTCCTGTCGGCTTCGGCGGCCATTTCCTTACCCGCGCAGTGGTCGACTTTCTTGCAATGTATCCGAAAACCAAGGTCGAACTGCGCCTGACCGACGAAAGTCTCAACCTGGTCGAAAACGGAATCGATCTCGCTTTCCGCACCGGCATCCTTGCAGACTCTACCCTGATCGCCCGCAAGCTGGGATCCACGCACAGGCTCCTGTGCGCCAGCCCGGACTATGTCGCGCACTCAGGGGTTCCCGACGGACCGGCGGACCTCACCCGCCACGAGTGCGTCATCGCAGGCCCCTCCGCTGCCAGCGCGCACTGGATGCTGGACGGGCCGCACGGCCAGGAAGCGGTCACCGTGGCAGGACGCTTCGCCGCCAATGAAATGCAGGCGGTCGTTGCCGCCGCGATCGCCGGCTACGGCATCGCCCAGGTGCCCCAAAGGATGGCCGAGGGGCTTATCAACGACGGGCGGTTGCGTCGCGTTCTTCACGATTACACGACGCCGGCCGGTGGCCTCTATGTCCTGTACCCGAGCAGCCGGCACCTTTCGCCGCTGGTCAAGGCGTTCATTGAGCTTGCAGCGGAGCGATGGTCCGCCGCCGGAACCGGCGAGACCGACAAGGGCGTGGCCGTGTTGGCCTGA
- a CDS encoding metal-dependent hydrolase family protein: MFDCSAATTAPPDHIGCLCHRPEIRYIAERVKLGFSRRTFMTGVAAMVTGVGLGTTASAQLQSPPPAPARPILFTNIRLFDGTSPTLREGVKVLVEGNRIKSVEDGGAPAEALTIDGAGGVLMPGLIDAHTHLAFSTIPLAVALTADPSYLALRSARAAGDFLMQGFTTARDVGGPVFALKRAIDDGTIVGPRIWPAGAMISQTSGHGDFRTVHDLPREDGDRLHFSERSGAAAIADGVDEVLRRTREQLFQGASQIKVMAGGGVTSDHDPLDSTQYTEAELRAAVEAAAGWNTYVTVHAYTPKAIRLAIAAGVKCIEHGHLADEDSARLMAEKSIWWSLQPFLDDEDAAPFPEGSPQRFSQMQVISGTDTAFELAKKHGVKTAFGTDTLFSERIAARQGAQLAKLIRWHAPAEVLKMATADNAELLALSGPRSPYTGKLGVIEADALADLLLVGGDPLADISLIADRNNLKVIMKDGRIYKNTL; this comes from the coding sequence ATGTTCGACTGCTCGGCGGCAACGACGGCTCCACCCGACCACATTGGATGCCTCTGCCACAGGCCCGAAATCCGATACATTGCCGAGCGCGTCAAGCTTGGCTTTTCCCGGCGCACTTTCATGACCGGAGTGGCAGCAATGGTGACCGGTGTCGGCCTGGGAACAACCGCGTCGGCGCAGTTGCAGTCGCCTCCCCCTGCGCCGGCTCGACCGATCCTCTTCACCAACATCCGCCTCTTCGATGGTACCTCCCCGACCCTTCGCGAGGGTGTAAAGGTGCTCGTCGAAGGCAACAGGATCAAATCGGTGGAGGATGGCGGCGCGCCCGCGGAAGCGCTGACGATAGACGGCGCCGGCGGCGTGTTGATGCCGGGGCTGATCGACGCCCACACGCATCTCGCCTTCTCGACGATTCCCCTGGCGGTGGCGCTGACCGCCGATCCCAGTTATCTGGCGTTGCGCTCCGCGCGCGCTGCCGGCGACTTCCTGATGCAGGGCTTCACCACCGCACGGGATGTCGGTGGGCCCGTGTTCGCGCTGAAGCGGGCGATCGACGATGGCACGATCGTCGGTCCCCGCATCTGGCCGGCCGGTGCGATGATCTCGCAAACGTCCGGCCACGGAGACTTTCGCACCGTTCACGATCTGCCCCGCGAAGATGGCGACCGGCTGCATTTTTCCGAGCGCAGCGGCGCGGCTGCCATCGCCGATGGGGTCGACGAGGTGCTGCGGCGAACGCGCGAGCAACTTTTCCAGGGTGCGAGCCAAATAAAGGTGATGGCGGGCGGCGGCGTCACCTCCGACCATGATCCGCTCGACTCCACGCAATATACCGAAGCAGAGCTCCGCGCCGCGGTCGAGGCGGCGGCGGGGTGGAACACGTACGTGACGGTGCACGCCTACACGCCAAAAGCCATCCGCCTGGCGATCGCGGCGGGTGTCAAATGCATCGAGCACGGGCATCTTGCCGACGAGGACTCCGCCAGGCTGATGGCGGAGAAGAGCATCTGGTGGAGCCTTCAGCCGTTTCTGGATGACGAGGACGCGGCACCATTTCCGGAGGGGTCGCCGCAACGCTTTTCCCAGATGCAGGTCATCAGCGGCACGGACACAGCTTTCGAGCTTGCGAAGAAGCACGGGGTCAAGACGGCTTTCGGCACCGACACGTTATTTTCGGAAAGGATCGCGGCCCGCCAGGGAGCGCAGCTCGCCAAGCTCATCCGGTGGCATGCGCCGGCTGAAGTACTCAAGATGGCGACTGCGGACAATGCGGAACTGCTTGCCCTCTCGGGGCCGCGGAGCCCCTATACCGGCAAGCTCGGCGTCATCGAAGCGGACGCGCTCGCCGATCTGCTGCTGGTCGGTGGCGACCCGCTGGCCGACATCTCACTGATCGCCGACCGAAACAATCTGAAGGTCATCATGAAGGACGGTCGGATCTACAAGAATACCCTTTGA
- a CDS encoding DUF2946 family protein has protein sequence MLKHLRSRKSIWVALVAACMLVLQAASGLAAGTKPLGLDTFGNPLCISDANHGTHDPAPSTDHSKKPDCCTLACGMFAHPAIPGRQLYVLDAPSAPPVNLPVARDGPELRQWLKEFQGSPRAPPRKA, from the coding sequence ATGCTGAAGCACCTGCGTAGTAGAAAGAGCATTTGGGTGGCGCTTGTCGCCGCATGCATGCTCGTTCTGCAGGCTGCAAGCGGGCTTGCGGCCGGCACCAAGCCGCTCGGGCTGGATACGTTCGGAAACCCGCTCTGCATTTCAGATGCGAACCACGGGACGCATGACCCGGCGCCATCGACCGATCACTCGAAAAAGCCGGACTGTTGCACGCTCGCTTGCGGGATGTTCGCGCATCCTGCGATCCCGGGGAGACAGCTCTACGTTCTCGATGCGCCGTCTGCGCCGCCCGTCAATCTCCCTGTAGCAAGGGATGGTCCCGAACTTCGCCAATGGCTGAAAGAGTTTCAAGGAAGCCCAAGGGCGCCTCCGCGCAAGGCGTGA
- a CDS encoding YcnI family protein, whose amino-acid sequence MLKTFIATAAILALGTGAALAHVSLQVKEAPVGSTYKAILQVPHGCEGKPTTTVRVQIPEGVIAVKPQPKAGWTIEKVKGTYAKSYDYYGTPTSEGVKELIWSGGSLADDEYDEFALRVFLTPDLKAGETLYFPVVQECAGGLAERWIEIPAAGQSSDDLELPAPGLKLLEKVSGH is encoded by the coding sequence ATGTTGAAGACGTTCATTGCGACCGCAGCCATTCTGGCGCTTGGAACCGGCGCCGCGCTGGCGCATGTCAGCCTGCAGGTCAAGGAGGCGCCCGTCGGCTCGACCTACAAGGCGATCCTGCAGGTGCCGCACGGCTGCGAGGGCAAGCCGACGACGACCGTCCGGGTGCAGATCCCCGAAGGCGTCATTGCGGTCAAGCCGCAGCCGAAGGCCGGCTGGACCATCGAGAAGGTCAAGGGCACTTACGCGAAGTCCTATGACTACTACGGCACGCCGACCAGCGAAGGCGTGAAGGAGTTGATCTGGAGCGGCGGAAGCCTCGCCGACGACGAGTACGACGAATTCGCGCTGCGCGTCTTCCTGACGCCCGACCTCAAGGCCGGCGAGACGCTGTATTTCCCGGTCGTGCAGGAGTGCGCCGGCGGCCTCGCCGAGCGCTGGATCGAGATTCCGGCTGCCGGCCAGTCGTCCGACGACCTCGAATTGCCGGCGCCGGGCCTGAAACTGCTCGAAAAAGTCTCTGGACATTGA